DNA from Rosa rugosa chromosome 6, drRosRugo1.1, whole genome shotgun sequence:
TAAATCTCACCTTGAAAATTTTGAGTCTAGTTATTGCCTTATTGGGTATATATACGTCCCAAGAGTCTATAATAAGGTGGGCACATTGCACAGAAAAAGTGGCTTACTTCAATTTTTCTTGACGATATTTGTCCAATATAACTTGCAAGTCTTTAAAAGTTTGAGGCTGTGGTGTCTtttgtatttcattttttttttttcctctcgaTAAGACTATCTTTTTAGCAAGGCAAGGCGATTATACAACTCCATTACTATCTTGTAAGTTTTATAATCAATCATGATGTCGGAAACTAATGTCAAGTAATGCTAATGATACTTATATCTGCTGAGGCCAACAGTGTCCATACAACTGATACAAGCAAGGTTAGGCACTTCAAAAGTTATGTCACAGGTGGATATTAATATTAGCTAGATCAATTAACCAATAAGTCACGGCTGACTAATTAGTGTCAACTAAACCATCGTCATCGTCATCTGGTATTTACCAGAGTGTTCACCGAAACATGTAAAAGCATCATCATCTCTTGTCGGCTTCCAAATAAGAGTCACTGGACAAACAATGCCTCCAAGTACAAGCATCCAATTCAGACACCAAAATTTCATGAGTTTATTCTGTTGAAATCCACATAACAACAGAAATAATCCTATCATTAGATTTGTATTATGTGGCAGTTCTGTTATTAACAGATTGAGTAGGGACCTGAACATCGGAAAACATACACCATCTTACACTGATTTGAATATGCACTCTCAAATCATCTCAACAAAATTAGGCAATTAAGCAGTATGATTGGAAGCCGAACAATAAAAGGTTATGTTCCTAGTCAAAACTCAAACCAGATGAAACAATCTCGAATAACATTGAAATCCCTACCTATATTCAAAATGAAGCAAAGTATTACAACCTTCTCAGAAAACAATGGCCACAGATGGCCATATATCACTAATATGACTTTGTAAGAAAAAATTGTCTTGGCACATAGATCTTCAAAGTGGATAGGCCTTACAGAACCTGAGCAGCTGTGTTCAACTTTTCAGCTAGGGTAAGCTGTGTCCTGGTGATACTCGACAAATATAGCAAGAGCATATTGTCCTGCAAAAAACAAAATCACAGAAGTTTAATATAGAGAAAATTGCATGCAGAAGATTTAACTACAAAATTGAAAATGTATTTCAAAATTTCCTAAAGGTAACAAAGGTAGCTTTTGTTATGATCTGAGGTAGTCAAGGATTAAGAGATTCAACATATATACTGAAAACTACTCGTTATTGACAAAATTAGCAAAAGAGACTTCATCATACCTGCAAGCTGTCATTCACTAGCTTATCAAAAACTGCAGGAGACAATTTTGGAAGAGATTCTACAGCATCCCATAGAAACCTCCCTACATTGTTATCTGGTGCAACACGTCCTTCCTGAAAACAAGATCCTTACGTCAACATTGAAGAATGTTACATTCAAGAACAAGTATGCCAAGACTGACTGAAGAATGTTAAAATCCTTACGTCAACACTGTCAACATATTTATACACGTCATCGATTAAAGCTAGCAGCCGCTCCATTGAGGCTTCCATTCCTTCTAAATCAGTTGGAAGCTTGTCAGTCATTGTTGTCTTAAGAATATCAACTGCCATCATGAAAAATATGTTACACATCAGATTGCCATTAAGCTTAATTCCAACAATCATATGCAAAAATATAAACCCATATGCATGACCCTATTTCTGATTAATGAGAAAACAACAGTCAGAGAAGCACGCGTCCTTTTTCTAATCAATAACATGATCTAATATGTATGCACACAAATGTGCACATGTATGCATATATAAATACAATATCTTCTCTATGAAAGTCCTTAGATAAGGGGCAGGCAGTATATTAGATTGCCATAAAGCTTAAAACCCAACAATCATATGCAAAAAAATTACTTGAGTTCAACCCATGATTCCTGACTAGATGCATGATTCTATTTCTGATTGATGAGAAAACGACCGAGCCAGAGTAGTACCATCCTTCTTTTTCTAATCAATAAAATGATCTCATATGTGTGCATACACGTGTGCACATGTATGCATATTTATCTGATCACGAATAAGAAATATGACCACATTTACTTTTCTGTGTATAGAGGCATATGCATATGTGATTTACATACAAGTGTTCGTCATGCAATACACAAATGCTATATGCATCAATAGAAATTTCAACAGAACCCAGGAAAAATATTAACTGTCCTTTCTGGAAGAAGACCCCTCTATTTTCACAAAGTGAAtgggaaaaaaaatacaattgaTAACATTTTGAATGCCTCATTTGACCTACTGAAAATCAGTGAAATAAGTCATACACCCATGCTGAAGTTCATATGTTGTGTTCATATCAGCAAAAATATGGATCAACAATGAATCAATGAtagtgaaaaaatgaaaaatgagatGGTCAATGTGAATACATACATCCAACTCGCTCGGCTTCAACCATGCGAAGATCAAGAGGAATTTCTTGAAACTGTGCTGCAAGTGGAAGTTGACGATCTCCTGCTTGTCGACCTCCTGCTTGCTGTTGTTCTCCATGAGACAGAGACAAATTTGACGAAACATATGCTTTTACTGTACCCTCTCCATTACTGAATCCCGTATCAACTGTCAAATGAATTGGGTTGGGAACCTCTCCAGAATAGAAATCATGGATTAATACACTAGAACCAGTAACTCCAAGACCGGTTGAGTACCTACAGACATTGATGAAAAGCACAacaatgcaaatttaatcaaacggTCAAGACATAAAAAATGCATGAGAATCAGTATTTCATACTCTCATCATACATCTACCAAACAACTTTTCTATCACCTCCCATTTCTTTATTTATCAATTCTTATTTCGTTGTGTAACTGACAACATAAATTGAAAGATGCATTCAAAATGAATATCATTATAACAAGCACAGGACTGCCCGAAAACTGTCAGGGTGATAACTAGCATTTTGTTTATCAAAGAAAGAACAATAAAAAGATTTCTATAGCAAGAGAAAAGTACCATAAAACTTACCATCCAACAATGACTTCCTTAGGATTCACCTTTTGCTGAGATATCAGCATATTGTGATGGTAATCAATGTCTAAAGCAACCTGCAAAATACGCAAAACAAAAAATGTCTAAACACCTTTACAAGAATCTCAATATGAAGAATAACAAAGCACAGATGAATGCCCATGGTATAGCAAGCTGATTACATCTACTGTATCCTAAATCATAACAATGGTGTTACATACTATTCAAAATTTCTTCATCTTACAACCAACTATTACTTTCTCGAGAAGGAAATAACAATATTGCTACGATAATCAACCCTAACtttttcatcttcatcttcaattcAACTCATTCCTCTCTCTCAAAACACATTTTCAGCAGAAACTTCACCACACTTACAATTATCCACAACTAGATAACTAGATAATGCATATCAGTAAAGAATTGAGACTCGGAGACAAATTGCATCTTCTAagcaaccaaaaccaaaaaccgaAACGAACAAAATTAAATTGAAATCAATCCAAGataaatcaaaattcaaaaacctaACCTAAAATCCAATTCCATCTAATCACTAAACAAATTCAAACAAACACACAAGGCCGATGAGCGTACCTGCTCGGAAAACTCGCTGTGAGGAACGGCGTAGGAGTTTCTGATGTCGACCGTGCCATCGGGGAGGACGGAGCCGAGGAGCGTGCCGATGACGCGCTCGGTCTGGTCAGGGCGGCGGACGTAGCAGTCGCAGATGTTGAAGATGACCAGAGGATGAACCTTCGCCGTCAAGGTCGGCGAGAACTGTAGCACCGTGCGCTCGGTCACCGCCATTTCTCTCTGAGCTTCGTTGGATCTGGCTCGCTGGGGCTAAGAGAGAGTGTGGAGCTAACGGCACAGGGATGGCGCGAGCAACTAGGGTTTTGGAGGAGATAGTGGAAAGCTCAAAGCTGGTTCTGATTGTATTTGGGGATCTTTTCTCGGTCTCTCTGAGTTGGGCCGATCAAGGCCCATTGGACTTTAGTTTCCATGAGTGGCTTTGCAGAGGAGGCCCATCGAAGTATCGTATCCaattcgggtcgggtcgggtcagggGATTAAATTTGTCGGAAAATAATCACTTAAATCCAACCTTAATTAACGACAAGAAATTCAGTTTATTTAATAGGCAAACCAACaaggattttttttgttttcgtttttgtctttgtttttgaGAATAGACACAAACCAGGTTGAAAAATAAAGTTCTCAAGACTAAAGACATTCCCGGATATTGGGGTATGATGTCTAGAAACGACATATATTGCTTTTAATTTGAGACGTTTATAATGTtcctacaaaaataaaaaacggTGCTAATAAAACTACTAATGAGATTGGTTCTTATGATCTTAAGAGTTATTAGCACCCACACGTGAAATTTTAaaagaacaaacaaaaagaatttCTCTCGAGATTGTGAGTGCTATTGCAAGGCAATCAGACATCAAGTTAGAAAATTTCAAGTTCGGCCACAAGGTCATTTTTGGTTGAAAAATGAGGTTTTCTAAGACTAGAATAGGACATTTCAAATATGTCTCAAACACCAAAAATttagggggtgaaatttgcacaccctaATTTGCaaagggaaattcgtccaaacagtgtctgaacttttccagactattaattttcatacctatactttgaaaaatgtcataatggtacctgaagttttggccccgacccaatttccgtacctagcaacagtaaagtcgtcaacggcgttaaattttgaggggtaaatctggaacttcaggtattctcaagagaaaatcttccaaacagtgtctgaacttttccagactattaattttcatacctatactttgaaaaatatcaaaatggtacctgacgatttaagcccgacccaatattcatacccaggaacagtaaaaccgttgactccgttgaacagtaccagaaaagtatgccaataactaccgttgggttcaaacattgccccccagacctcgaagtcaaaggtcttcgtcttacaTCTATAGATGTATGATCCGATCGCAACTTCGAATATGGGAGTTGATTCCAAAGCAGTTGAGAGCCGCAGAACTCAGCTACCTACCTCAGTTTTCTAtcaggagaaaaaattgaactcGGGTTCTTTACTCCTAACAGAAGCTCTGGTACTAGAAGATATGTTGGAATTCGCTAGTACAGATCGAATCCACAATGTGAGGCGTCAACCACCCAATTATTCCCTCTCAGTGATGGCTTCGCCGGCAACGCGATCTTCTCCAGCATCTTCTCTGCttcgatttcaatcaaaaatcccaaaacccacaatccaaaaaatcaaattcaattatttgcagctgaaatcaatttcaatttttctttttttgatgggtttgggagaagacaacagagaagaaggaaagaaaagtcgtGATTAGGTAGATGCATGTGGAAATTTTGGTAGCTATAACAGCAAAAATGGTTTGGTTTGCAAGTGTTTGCTCGGTTTTAAGCCTAGTTCACCAGATAATTGGAATCATGGAGATTATTTGGGTGGATGCACAAGGAAATTTCAATGCTTTAGGTTGGAATCCGACGAGTCTAATAACAAAGGAATCTGAAATTTTGGTAATTCCACTTTGGGTCAAGTCTGGGTCCGATCTCTGTCGGAAATGGAATGGCGAAGCGATTCCGATCTCTGTCAAAACGGGATGTCGTAGTTTGGGCAATCTGCTAGAAAGCCTTGACGCGGGACCCTAAGTCAGGTTCTGGGGTGTCGGAGGACGATTCCGAATTCAGGTCGTCGATGTAGATGAAGGTCGGGTTCCGATCAAGTATGGGTCTGAGCACGGCTGTTGGCGGTGGTCTGGCATCGTACGCGTATCTTCCTGAGTTCTTCTGGATACGGGTATATGAATATTTAGATCTAGGTATACCATGTTGATATTGGTATTTGAATCTCGTATTGGGCAtggtagttattggcatacttttctggtactgttcaacggagtcaaccgttttactgttcctaggtatgaatattgggtcaggcttaaatcgtcaggtaccattttgatatttttcaaagtataggtatgaaaattaatagtctggaaaagttcagacactgtttagaagattttcccttgagaatacctgaagttccagatttacccctcaaaatttaacacccttgacgactttactgttgctaggtacagaaattaggtcggggccaaaacttcaggtaccattatgacatttttcaaagtataggtatgaaaattaatagtctggaaaagttcagacactgtttggacgaatttcccaaTTTGCAAATGACACACCCTTTGATTTTTTTAATACTATTTCATCTCACATATTTTTGCACTTCCTAAAATACCCTCGAAGTcagttctctctctccctcctctctcCAAAACCACGACAAAACTCAAACTCTTATAGCCCTCCTCGTCGTCATCACCTTCCTCTTCATCCACCTCGTTCCCCATAAAGTCTTTGCCACCCTCCGCCTCCGCCTCAAAAGCAAATCCGGCATCCAATCCAAGCGCCACTTCTGATACGGTTCATTACAATCCCTCCGATCTGTCGACTTGGCTGGAGAGCATGATTTCGGAGATAATTCCACCTCTGAATTTCGACCCAGTAATGGCAGCGCCCCCGCCGCTGAATCAACTCGCTAGAAGCTCTGTTGTGCCGGAATCCTCCACCATAACCTCAATCGATTTTGCCGATCAAACCATGAACACAGAGCAAATCTCTCAGCCCACGAACCTCTTCCCTCCAACCCACGTCTCCCTCCCCTTCCCCAACAACGAGTCAACTCGCCCGGCGGTAGTCGTCGACTCGCAAGAGAACGACGTCAGACTCGTCCACGGAGCCTTAACCTCACTGTAGCTGGTTGGTTGGCGTGCGTGGAGCTCAGTGGCTGAGGTTGAGAGGCTATTTTTCTCGTCTTGCTCAGATGAAGGAGACGGCTGCACCAAGGTTGGGTTTGTGGAGGCTGGGTGGAACCGATGTTTTGTGGATCTACGACGCTGCGGTGGGAATGGCGGCGGAGCGACCCCGGGTAGTTGGAAGATCAGAGATGGGCGGAGGAAAGGCAGGCTGTCTGGGATCTGGTCTGATCGGCAATGTTCGATCCTGTTTGGTTCTGAGATCCGGCGTGAGGCGGTGTGGGGATGGGATGGTGAAGTGGAGGGGTCTTCTTTGCCGGTGGTCTGACGGCGGCGATGGTATGAGGACGACCGAGGTCCGACATTGGTGGCGGAGCGGCGGGTATGGTGGTTTGTTGGTGCAGGTGTCTTCCTGGGCTGCCTTAACCCCAGAGCCCACATTCATCCGAATGGGTGGCGGGCCCAGAACCTTCCCCGGCGGCGTATCCAAGTGGCAGTGGAAGCGCATGCAGGCCAAGAAAGCCAAGCAGCTCCTCAAGACCCGCCTCTGTCGCGAGCGCTAAATCTACGAGATGCGAAAGCGGGCCCATCTCAAAGCCACCGTGTCGGAGCTCGAGCGCCCCTGGGAGACCGTCGAGAAGCCTCCCAATTTGTTCTCCGTCAGCGCTGATGAGCAGGTTAAGGTCTTGGCCGATCGGTTCCAGAGGCCGGGAGAAGGAGAGAAGATGGTCGTGGTTTTggagatcagagagagagaggacccaaaaaggcaaaaaaaaatcTGACTTCGAGGGTATTTTAAGAAGTGCAAAAATATGTGAGGTGAAATAGTATTAAAAAAATCAAAGGGTGTGCCATTTGCAAttaggggtgtgcaaatttcaccccccaaaatTTATTGCTGGGTTTaaaatgtatatatgtataaacCACATTCCTCTGAATTTAGGACGAACAACTACCTCTCCATAACAATCAATTTAAAATTTTCGAACTATATGACAAATAAATGAAACCTAAAAGTACCTTGTTTACAACTTATATTAAATATTTATAGTGTGCTATATTTCCAcatcaattattattattattatttttatcggGAGTGAGGTAGCAAACCATTTCGGTTACGTTAGCAAGTTAGTAACACACCCATCCAGTCAGTATTCGTACCGACGTCCACGAGAGTATCTcagcaaagccagactaatctcCTGCCACAGGCGCACGAACCTGAAGGCTCCTCAAACCTGCTGGCCACAAACTGGTGGGAATTGGGATTCAAACTCTAAACATGGGGGTTTCATACTATGCAGCTCGATCAACATTACCACACTAGGTGGTTACATCAATTATTAGCTAATGGAACTAGAGGTTTCAATTTGAACTTGTAACTGCAATAATCAAAGAAAGGTTGAACTGCAGCCGTTCAAAGCAGCCAGTTTAGAAACATCGATCGATCTCATCTCGATATAAACTGTGACTTCTATGAAAGTCAAAAACATGTTCAGTAACAATGCAATTATGCAAGTAGTAAATCAAATTAAACACGTACtacaatactttttttttttttttgaaaactacAATACAGATCATGCATCAAACCAAAAATCTCAAGCAATCAAAAACTATAAAGATCCAAATTGTATGTTCATCAATGTTCTCTCACATACTtttctacctttttttttttagtgaaaaAAGGTACAATACTTATTATACCACCATATTCATAGTACGCGCTGCACGCGCCCCCAATTCAGAGTGAAGAATTTAAATCGTTGGCCATGGCTTTCAGCCCCATGGCTGTCTGCCCCTGGTCTTTCCTCGCAGGCCACGAACCACAAACCTCCAAAccaacaccccccccccccaaattcAGTCCAGCCCTTCCTCACCGGCTACTGGGCTAAAGGCGAGATCTTTTGCTTCCATCTTGACGGATTCTGTTGAAGCATAGTAAGGCTCAGTCAATTGCCCACTCCGACTTTGCGAGGGGACAAAACATATGTGAAAATCAGCGAAAACATTTATCAGGAACAACTGAAGTCGTTCAAAACCAATCTAATTGGTCGTCTGCTACTAA
Protein-coding regions in this window:
- the LOC133717399 gene encoding eukaryotic translation initiation factor 3 subunit F, whose amino-acid sequence is MAVTERTVLQFSPTLTAKVHPLVIFNICDCYVRRPDQTERVIGTLLGSVLPDGTVDIRNSYAVPHSEFSEQVALDIDYHHNMLISQQKVNPKEVIVGWYSTGLGVTGSSVLIHDFYSGEVPNPIHLTVDTGFSNGEGTVKAYVSSNLSLSHGEQQQAGGRQAGDRQLPLAAQFQEIPLDLRMVEAERVGFDILKTTMTDKLPTDLEGMEASMERLLALIDDVYKYVDSVDEGRVAPDNNVGRFLWDAVESLPKLSPAVFDKLVNDSLQDNMLLLYLSSITRTQLTLAEKLNTAAQVL